Proteins found in one Saccharomyces cerevisiae S288C chromosome III, complete sequence genomic segment:
- the ATG15 gene encoding triglyceride lipase ATG15 (Phospholipase B; hydrolyses phosphatidylserine; minor activity against cardiolipin and PtdEtn; required for lysis of autophagic and CVT bodies; targeted to the vacuole via the Pep1p-dependent endosomal VPS pathway; targeted to intravacuolar vesicles during autophagy by the MVB pathway; maintains lipid droplet quantity after the diauxic shift; regulates lipolysis; single membrane spanning protein with cytosolic N-term and the rest in the ER lumen; expression regulated by Yap1p during autophagy): MLHKSPSRKRFASPLHLGCILTLTVLCLIAYYFALPDYLSVGKSSSRGAMDQKSDGTFRLKSIYRHGVGANHRLHQRLEVTPEVISAAGMLYQETTTQGQDFEDQEPLWTTNAEYATTNPFDFEFELRRMPLLMKRMKERDPEFIESYIYGETYMTEEEEHAMWIDDDIVAPNITDRGTVVSLALMSSNAYVRIPQTGDWRNVTEPWNETEPEDFGWDGDGIRGHVFYNEVENIVVLSIKGTSAQGLPGSGEDETTGNDKINDNLLFSCCCARVSYLWTTVCDCYVKSYICDESCLEKELRRKDRFYSAVVDIYKGVLKEYPDAAIWVTGHSLGGALASLLGRTFGLPAVAFESPGELLPSKRLHLPFPPGLPSYMEGIWHFGHNADPIFMGTCNGASSSCSLVGYAMETACHTGRVCVYDVVNDKGWSVNMFNHRIHKVIDEVLLGYEQAAKCVEPEPCVDCYNWKFIPSRDWESSSRLITKTKSHAAPTTTTRTTATTTSSSTCVGRNWLGFCTKYEL, translated from the coding sequence ATGTTGCATAAAAGCCCTTCAAGAAAGAGATTTGCTTCTCCTTTGCATCTAGGATGCATTCTAACGCTTACAGTGCTCTGCCTTATTGCTTACTACTTTGCTTTACCGGATTATTTATCGGTAGGGAAGAGCTCATCCAGGGGTGCCATGGATCAAAAATCTGATGGAACCTTTAGACTTAAGTCTATCTACAGGCATGGCGTCGGAGCAAACCATCGGCTACACCAGAGGCTGGAGGTCACTCCAGAAGTTATTTCTGCCGCTGGAATGCTGTATCAAGAAACCACAACTCAAGGACAGGATTTCGAAGACCAAGAACCCCTATGGACTACTAATGCCGAATATGCCACCACTAACCCATTCGATTTTGAGTTTGAGCTACGAAGGATGCCGCTATTGATGAAGCGGATGAAGGAAAGAGATCCTGAATTCATAGAGTCGTACATTTACGGAGAAACATACATGACGGAGGAGGAAGAACACGCCATGTGGATAGATGATGACATTGTGGCACCCAATATCACAGATAGAGGTACAGTAGTGTCGTTAGCATTAATGTCGTCTAATGCTTACGTGAGAATACCGCAAACGGGAGACTGGCGTAACGTCACGGAGCCGTGGAATGAAACAGAGCCGGAAGATTTTGGTTGGGATGGTGATGGTATACGTGGTCACGTCTTTTACAATGAAGTGGAGAATATCGTGGTACTCTCGATAAAGGGAACCAGCGCTCAGGGTTTGCCAGGGTCTGGCGAAGATGAGACAACTGGAAACGACAAGATCAACGATAATTTGTTATTTTCGTGTTGTTGTGCAAGAGTGAGCTACCTGTGGACTACCGTGTGCGATTGCTATGTGAAGTCGTATATATGCGATGAGTCTTGCCTGGAAAAGGAACTGAGACGTAAGGATAGATTTTACTCTGCAGTCGTTGACATATACAAAGGCGTCCTCAAAGAATACCCCGATGCGGCCATATGGGTCACAGGCCACTCACTGGGAGGCGCATTGGCCAGTTTACTGGGCCGCACTTTTGGATTGCCTGCGGTCGCATTCGAGTCCCCTGGAGAGCTACTACCTTCAAAAAGACTTCACTTACCATTCCCACCGGGACTTCCCTCATACATGGAGGGTATCTGGCACTTCGGTCACAACGCAGACCCAATCTTCATGGGTACATGCAACGGAGCTAGTTCAAGTTGCTCACTGGTGGGCTACGCTATGGAAACCGCGTGCCACACTGGTAGAGTCTGTGTCTACGATGTGGTCAACGACAAGGGCTGGAGTGTAAACATGTTCAACCACAGAATCCACAAAGTCATTGACGAAGTTCTCCTTGGATACGAGCAGGCTGCCAAGTGCGTTGAACCAGAGCCCTGCGTAGATTGCTACAACTGGAAGTTTATTCCAAGCAGAGACTGGGAATCCTCATCGAGGCTCATTACCAAGACTAAAAGCCACGCTGCACCAACCACGACGACTCGCACCACTGCTACTACTACCTCTTCATCTACCTGTGTAGGCCGCAATTGGCTTGGCTTCTGCACCAAATACGAGTTGTAA
- the IMG2 gene encoding mitochondrial 54S ribosomal protein mL49 IMG2 (Mitochondrial ribosomal protein of the large subunit; conserved in metazoa, with similarity to human mitochondrial ribosomal protein MRPL49) encodes MISSCVTRCFGRGKCLPGPATASIYQTIRCISTNSNKAAEAPIFPKLEDVKMHELIGNNNFGKKTYYVERSRTGNLPVYSAYKNGGNKIITEIRKIEGDVIQLRNDLQEQLPFIPKKSWSVVMQSKKIIIKGNAVEAVKRVLTKKF; translated from the coding sequence ATGATCAGTTCGTGTGTTACTAGATGTTTTGGTAGGGGTAAATGCCTTCCAGGGCCTGCCACTGCCTCGATATACCAAACGATAAGATGTATATCCACTAATTCAAATAAAGCTGCTGAGGCGCCAATATTTCCAAAGCTGGAAGACGTGAAGATGCATGAGCTCATAGGAAACAACaattttggtaaaaagaCCTACTACGTGGAGAGAAGCAGGACCGGAAATCTACCGGTGTATTCCGCTTATAAAAATGGAGGTAACAAGATTATCACGGAGATCAGAAAGATTGAAGGAGATGTAATTCAACTAAGAAATGACTTGCAGGAGCAACTGCCTTTCATACCCAAAAAATCATGGTCTGTGGTGATGCaatcgaaaaaaattattatcaaGGGCAATGCAGTAGAGGCTGTCAAAAGGGTATTAACCAAGAAATTTTAG
- the CPR4 gene encoding peptidylprolyl isomerase family protein CPR4 (Peptidyl-prolyl cis-trans isomerase (cyclophilin); catalyzes the cis-trans isomerization of peptide bonds N-terminal to proline residues; has a potential role in the secretory pathway; CPR4 has a paralog, CPR8, that arose from the whole genome duplication), translated as MWLKSLLLCLYSLVLCQVHAAPSSGKQITSKDVDLQKKYEPSPPATHRGIITIEYFDPVSKSMKEADLTFELYGTVVPKTVNNFAMLAHGVKAVIEGKDPNDIHTYSYRKTKINKVYPNKYIQGGVVAPDVGPFTVYGPKFDDENFYLKHDRPERLAMAYFGPDSNTSEFIITTKADGNEELDGKSVVFGQITSGLDQLMDAIQYTETDEYGKPQHELRFLYFVLEILKISNILDLHAAYTEKVEKFRNGDVSVGSTLENIFRNDKAYTPLTTSTGTTAYDLNHPISRALMCLTVLGLCFIAYKGMHEKPHTVSLRHK; from the coding sequence ATGTGGTTGAAATCCTTGCTGCTCTGCCTGTACTCCTTAGTACTCTGCCAAGTCCACGCTGCACCTTCATCAGGGAAGCAGATTACCTCCAAGGATGTTGATCTtcagaaaaaatatgagCCCAGTCCCCCCGCCACACATCGTGGAATAATCACTATCGAATACTTTGATCCCGTTTCGAAGTCGATGAAAGAGGCGGATCTGACTTTTGAGTTGTACGGTACTGTCGTGCCCAAAACTGTGAACAACTTTGCTATGCTGGCCCATGGTGTTAAGGCAGTTATCGAAGGGAAAGATCCCAATGATATACATACTTACTCGTACCGTAAGACCAAAATCAACAAGGTTTACCCTAACAAGTATATCCAGGGTGGTGTGGTTGCCCCAGATGTGGGTCCTTTCACCGTCTATGGGCCCAAATTTGATGACGAAAACTTTTACTTAAAACATGACAGGCCTGAAAGACTCGCAATGGCCTATTTTGGACCTGATTCTAACACCTCGGAATTCATCATCACCACTAAAGCCGATGGAAATGAGGAATTGGATGGCAAAAGTGTCGTGTTTGGTCAAATAACTTCTGGTCTAGATCAACTAATGGATGCTATTCAATACACAGAAACAGACGAATATGGAAAGCCTCAGCATGAATTACGGTTCCTGTATTTCGTTCTAGAAATCTTAAAAATTAGTAACATCTTAGATTTGCACGCTGCGTACACAGAAAAAGTCGAGAAGTTTAGAAATGGCGATGTGTCTGTTGGCTCCACTTTGGAAAACATCTTCCGTAACGATAAAGCCTACACACCTTTAACCACCTCCACTGGAACCACCGCCTATGATTTAAACCACCCAATTTCCAGAGCCTTGATGTGTTTAACTGTTCTTGGCCTTTGTTTCATTGCCTACAAGGGCATGCACGAAAAGCCTCATACGGTTTCATTAAGACACAAGTAA
- the RSA4 gene encoding Rsa4p (Ribosomal large subunit (60S) assembly factor; association of the N-terminal ubiquitin-like (UBL) domain of this preribosomal factor with the MIDAS domain in the Rea1p tail, promoted by the GTPase Nog2p, is required for the ATP-dependent dissociation of preribosomal factors including the Rix1p subcomplex, Rea1p, Nog2p and Rsa1p itself prior to nuclear export of pre-60S particles; contains WD-repeats and a UBL domain; localizes to the nucleolus), with amino-acid sequence MSTLIPPPSKKQKKEAQLPREVAIIPKDLPNVSIKFQALDTGDNVGGALRVPGAISEKQLEELLNQLNGTSDDPVPYTFSCTIQGKKASDPVKTIDITDNLYSSLIKPGYNSTEDQITLLYTPRAVFKVKPVTRSSSAIAGHGSTILCSAFAPHTSSRMVTGAGDNTARIWDCDTQTPMHTLKGHYNWVLCVSWSPDGEVIATGSMDNTIRLWDPKSGQCLGDALRGHSKWITSLSWEPIHLVKPGSKPRLASSSKDGTIKIWDTVSRVCQYTMSGHTNSVSCVKWGGQGLLYSGSHDRTVRVWDINSQGRCINILKSHAHWVNHLSLSTDYALRIGAFDHTGKKPSTPEEAQKKALENYEKICKKNGNSEEMMVTASDDYTMFLWNPLKSTKPIARMTGHQKLVNHVAFSPDGRYIVSASFDNSIKLWDGRDGKFISTFRGHVASVYQVAWSSDCRLLVSCSKDTTLKVWDVRTRKLSVDLPGHKDEVYTVDWSVDGKRVCSGGKDKMVRLWTH; translated from the coding sequence ATGTCCACCCTGATTCCTCCACCTTCtaagaaacaaaagaaagaggcTCAACTTCCCAGAGAAGTAGCTATTATTCCGAAAGATTTACCCAATGTTTCAATCAAGTTCCAAGCTTTAGATACTGGTGACAATGTAGGTGGCGCCCTGAGAGTTCCCGGTGCTATCTCCGAGAAACAGTTAGAAGAACTTTTAAATCAATTGAACGGTACTTCAGACGATCCAGTGCCATATACCTTCAGCTGTACAATTCAAGGTAAGAAGGCCAGTGACCCTGTGAAGACGATTGATATAACAGATAACctatattcttcattaataaaaCCAGGCTATAACAGTACAGAAGATCAGATCACGCTACTGTATACGCCAAGAGCAGTTTTCAAAGTCAAGCCGGTAACTAGAAGTTCATCAGCCATTGCAGGTCACGGTTCCACAATTTTGTGTTCTGCCTTCGCACCACATACGAGTTCTAGGATGGTAACCGGTGCAGGTGATAATACTGCAAGGATTTGGGACTGTGACACCCAAACGCCAATGCATACTCTAAAGGGTCACTACAATTGGGTTCTCTGCGTTTCCTGGTCCCCCGATGGAGAAGTAATTGCTACGGGATCCATGGACAATACCATAAGATTATGGGACCCAAAAAGCGGTCAGTGTCTAGGTGATGCTCTCAGAGGTCATTCCAAGTGGATCACTTCTTTAAGTTGGGAACCTATACATCTTGTGAAGCCGGGCTCCAAACCAAGATTAGCTTCATCTTCTAAGGATGGTACTATTAAGATTTGGGACACTGTGAGCAGAGTTTGCCAGTATACGATGAGTGGTCACACAAATTCAGTGTCTTGTGTCAAATGGGGCGGCCAAGGTCTATTGTATAGTGGCTCTCACGATAGAACCGTACGTGTATGGGACATCAATTCGCAGGGCAGATGTATCAACATTTTGAAGTCGCATGCGCACTGGGTTAATCACTTATCTTTATCTACAGATTACGCATTGCGCATTGGTGCATTCGATCATACAGGTAAGAAGCCTTCTACACCAGAAGAAGCCCAGAAAAAGGCATTGgaaaattatgaaaaaatctgtAAAAAGAATGGAAATTCAGAAGAAATGATGGTTACTGCAAGCGATGATTATACCATGTTTTTATGGAACCCACTAAAATCTACCAAGCCTATAGCAAGAATGACCGGTCACCAAAAATTAGTCAATCATGTGGCGTTCAGCCCTGATGGTAGGTATATTGTCTCAGCGTCTTTTGATAACTCTATCAAACTTTGGGACGGTAGAGATGGTAAGTTTATCTCCACATTTAGAGGGCATGTAGCCAGCGTATACCAGGTTGCGTGGTCATCGGACTGCCGACTACTGGTGTCATGTTCCAAAGATACCACGTTGAAAGTGTGGGATGTAAGAACTAGAAAACTTTCTGTTGACCTCCCTGGTCATAAAGACGAAGTTTATACCGTCGACTGGAGTGTCGACGGTAAAAGAGTGTGTAGTGGTGGGAAAGACAAGATGGTAAGATTGTGGACGCATTGA